TTACTAAATCCTGCGCTTGTTTGATTTTATCTTCTGATACACCTGATGTAATCATTTTGTTCACATAATAATGTGAGGTTATCGAAATATCTCCTGCTTTATCCAATGCATCTTTACTCATTTCCTGAATCGATTCAACTTTGCCCTTTAACTCCTCTTCTGTTTGATCAGAATGACAAGTACGACAAGATTGTTCAACTGTTTTTAGAGGTGAGGTCCAGAAATGACTCGTAATTTTTTTTCTATCATCTTCACGAGTATATGGCATATGACAGTCAGAACAGGTCACTTCTGCTTTTCCGTGTGTACCTTCAGCCCAGGTCTCATACTCAGGATGTTGTGATTTTAACATTGGTGCACCTGAGACATTGTGTATCCAATCTTGGGAGAACCCAGATTCCATTGCAATGGTTTCATAGTATTCAAACATTTCCTCAGGTTGATAACCTTCTGACCAAGGGAACGTAACAGCTTTATTTTCCGGTTCAAAATAATATTCTACATGACATTGCGCACAAACATAAGTACGCATTTCATTTAATGTTGGATTAGATATATCCTCGCCCTTTTCTAACATTGCTGTAGCAAACATAGGGCGAGTCACTTGAAGTTCCATCGTTTCAGGATCATGACAATCTGAACATCCTATCGGTGAATGTCCCATTTCTTCTGCTAATGGGATAATTTCATTTCGGAAATTTTTAGTCCAATACTCATCACCAAATTGATCTATCATACTTGGAACGGCAGTACTTTTACAAGTAAAACAAGAACCTATTGATTTATCATTAATTCTTGCAATTGAAATGTTATCTTCTACTGCATAAATGTGACCACGGTCTTCATTATATTCCTTAGCAAATCCGTAACCATTAAATAATATAGGGGCATATGGCTCTTTATTATGATCAAACTTAGATGCAAGAACGGAACCTCCAAACCTTGTATCTTCCATCTCTAAGTTTCTTTGATAACTAGCATAATGAAGAGGAAAAAGATTCTCAAAAGCTTCATTACTAATTTCATCAGGAGAAAGACCTGTTAGAGCTACTTCAGATGTTCCTTCTGTATTTAATTGACAAGCCGACACTAAAACTGTCAAAATCAAAATAGTACAAAAAAGAAACAAACGTTTCAAATTAACCATCATTTTCATTCCCTCCTAGTCCTTTAAACCTTTAATGTTATACGTTCCTGGTTCATATAATTGCTCAGATTTATTTTTATCTTTTTTTCCATGAGGCACTTGACGATGACAATCAACACATGTACCTTTGACATCATGACTTACATTATTGATAGAATTTTCGTGACATGATACACAGTTTTCTTGAACGACTTCAACAGTTGCAGCTTTTGCATGAATGACATCTGGAATTTCATCAACATTTAGCGTATTCATATAAATATCATGTAATCCTGCCTTTGATTTAAACAATATCTTCTCTCCAAAGTTATCAGTTGGTGCATGACATGTATTACAATCTAAATTCGCATGTGTTGAATCTGAAAAACTGCTATAAGCTGTATCCATAGGGTGACATGTTGAACAAAACTCGGCAGAATCAGTATAATGCAATGTTTCTGCACTTGCTATCGTAAATATAAGACCCAACATGATACCTATAAATAAAATTAATCTTTTATCAAGCGCCTTCATTTTTTTTAACATCCCCTCACCCCTCTTGTAAGAAATATTTCCTTAGCTTCAATGTAACATTTGGAAATAAAGAATAATGTACCAATCGAATGAACAAAATATGGAATTTATTTGTCTGCTTTATTTGAATCCTTTTATATTTGTGAAATAATTCACATAAATTTCAAAATTGGCCAATTCGACAAAAATGGCATATCTTCTACTTAAATTTTTTTTTGAATAGCACAAGCTTTGACAAACTTCTGAAAACAATTCGTGTAAACTTACTTTATAT
The window above is part of the Chengkuizengella sediminis genome. Proteins encoded here:
- a CDS encoding ammonia-forming cytochrome c nitrite reductase subunit c552 yields the protein MVNLKRLFLFCTILILTVLVSACQLNTEGTSEVALTGLSPDEISNEAFENLFPLHYASYQRNLEMEDTRFGGSVLASKFDHNKEPYAPILFNGYGFAKEYNEDRGHIYAVEDNISIARINDKSIGSCFTCKSTAVPSMIDQFGDEYWTKNFRNEIIPLAEEMGHSPIGCSDCHDPETMELQVTRPMFATAMLEKGEDISNPTLNEMRTYVCAQCHVEYYFEPENKAVTFPWSEGYQPEEMFEYYETIAMESGFSQDWIHNVSGAPMLKSQHPEYETWAEGTHGKAEVTCSDCHMPYTREDDRKKITSHFWTSPLKTVEQSCRTCHSDQTEEELKGKVESIQEMSKDALDKAGDISITSHYYVNKMITSGVSEDKIKQAQDLVRKGQWFWDIVSAENSTGFHNPQGSMDALKTSVEASSEAIILATEELVKLDVNINELKKEIEKVKKAVYDEPDNFKKNEHATNDYFPPQKK
- a CDS encoding cytochrome c3 family protein; its protein translation is MLKKMKALDKRLILFIGIMLGLIFTIASAETLHYTDSAEFCSTCHPMDTAYSSFSDSTHANLDCNTCHAPTDNFGEKILFKSKAGLHDIYMNTLNVDEIPDVIHAKAATVEVVQENCVSCHENSINNVSHDVKGTCVDCHRQVPHGKKDKNKSEQLYEPGTYNIKGLKD